In Macadamia integrifolia cultivar HAES 741 chromosome 12, SCU_Mint_v3, whole genome shotgun sequence, the following are encoded in one genomic region:
- the LOC122058154 gene encoding 40S ribosomal protein S21-2-like has protein sequence MQNEEGQNMDLYIPRKCSATNRLITSKDHASVQINIGHLNENGEYSGQFTTFALCGFIRAQGDADSALDRLWQKKRVEVQQH, from the exons ATGCAGAACGAAGAAGGGCAAAACATGGATCTTTACATCCCCAGGAAGTG CTCTGCTACTAATAGGCTGATCACTTCAAAGGATCACGCGTCTGTTCAGATTAATATTGGGCATTTGAATGAGAATGGAGAATATTCTGGCCAATTTACTACCTTTGCCCTTTGCGGTTTTATCCGAGCTCAG GGAGATGCTGACAGCGCACTTGATCGGTTGTGGCAGAAGAAGAGGGTTGAGGTGCAACAACATTAA